The nucleotide sequence CAATGATCTTTCACACGCGTCGCCAGGAAACGCTGGCGTTCACCGCAGCCGGTGCGCTGATGCTGCTCTACGGCACGCTCGCAGCGCTGAGCCTCTACGTGCCCTAACCATGGGTCGCTCTCTGCGAGCCGGGGTACCCGGCTCGCGGCCGCTCGCTCCTAACGCTCGCGCGTGACCAGGCCGTCGACGAGGCGGCCGAGCTCCTCGCAGACCTCGGGGTCGAGACCCTCCGCCCCGTCGAGCGCGTCACGTGCCTTCACCGCGTGGTCACGTGCGACACCGAGCGCGGCGTCGACCGCGCCGTTGCTCGTTGCGATCCGACGGACCTCGCCGAGGTGCTCCTGGTCGATCGGCTGACCCAGCAGATCGCGCAGCTCCGGCGACTCGCGCAACGCGTAGATGACCGGCAGCGTGTAGACGCCTTCGAGGAGATCCTGGCCCGCGGGCTTGCCGAGCGCGGCTTCGCTGGCGGTGAGGTCGAGGACGTCGTCGACGATCTGGAAGCACATACCCAGGTGACGACCGAAGCGCGTGAGCCCGTCGAGCGTGGGGTCGGGGACGCGAGCGACCATGCCGCCGACCCGGCACGACGTCGCGAACAACGCCGCCGTCTTGCCCTCGATCGTCGACTCGTAGCCGTCCTCATCGCGCTCGACATCGAAGAGATGCTGCAACTCGTGCACCTGCCCGCGGCACAGCTCGCCGATCGTGGAGGCGAGCAAGCCCGCGATGTCGGCACCGAGCGATGCCGCGAGCGACGACGCGCGTGCGAGCAGGAAGTCGCCGGCGAGGATCGCGACGATGTTGCTCCACCGGGCGTTGACGCTCGGCACACCCCGTCGGGTCTCCGCCTCGTCGATGACGTCGTCGTGGTAGAGAGAGCCGAGATGGACCAGCTCGACCGCCACCGCGCCCGTGATCGCGGCATCGCTCGCCGGGGTCGCCGAGCTGCACGCGTAGGTGGCACAGAGCGCCAGCGTGGGTCGGATGCGCTTCCCGCCGGCTTCGATCAGGTGTGCTGCGACGTCGGCGAGGAAGGGATCGGCCGTCCGGACGGCGCCACGGAGCGCATCCTCGACCCTCGAGAGATCATGGGTGAGCGGCGCCAGTTCCACGGCTGGGGCCGGGTGTGCAGCTGCTCCCGACCCTGTCATGCAACCACGCTACGCAGCAGCGGGAACATTCTCCAACCCGAGAACGCTGACAGTGTGAACAATCGGTTTCCCTTCGACGAGACGCTTGTCGTCAAGATCGCCGGGGGATGGCCGATTACACTGCCCGCATGGCATCTGGCGCCGGTTCCCCAACCGACGCGAGACGTCTATCCGACTGACGAGAGGCGGATCAGTACCGTGTTCGAGCGCTTCACCGATCGAGCCCGCCGAGTGGTCGTCCTGGCGCAGGAAGAGGCGCGCCTGCTCAACCACAACTACATCGGGACCGAGCACATCCTGCTCGGCCTGATCCACGAAGGGGAAGGGGTCGCCGCCAAGGCGCTCGAGTCCCTCGGTATCTCGCTCGAGGCAGTGCGCGCCCAGGTGGAGGAGATCATCGGCCACGGCGGGACCGCCCCGTCGGGTCACATCCCGTTTACTCCTCGCGCGAAAAAGGTGCTCGAGCTGTCCCTGCGTGAGGCGCTCCAGCTCGGCCACAACTACATCGGCACGGAGCACATCCTCCTCGGTCTCATCCGTGAAGGTGAGGGTGTTGCCGCGCAGGTGCTCGTGAAGCTCGGCGCCGATCTGTCGCGCGTCCGCCAGCAGGTCATCCAGCTCCTTTCCGGTTACGCCGGGTCGAAGGAAGGCGCGCCGCAGGGCGGCACGGGCTCGGGCGAGGCGCAGCCCTCGGGTTCGCTCGTGCTCGACCAGTTCGGCCGCAACCTCACACAGCTCGCGCGCGACAAGAAGCTCGACCCGGTGATCGGGCGCGAGAAGGAGATCGAGCGCGTCATGCAGGTGCTGTCGCGACGCACGAAGAACAACCCGGTGCTGATCGGCGAGCCGGGCGTGGGCAAGACCGCGATCGTCGAAGGTCTCGCGTCGGACATCGTCGGCGGCGACGTGCCGGAGACGCTCCAGGGCAAGCAGCTCTACACGCTCGACCTCGGCGCGCTGGTCGCCGGTTCCCGCTACCGCGGCGACTTCGAGGAGCGCCTCAAGAAGGTGTTGAAGGAGATCCGCACGCGCGGCGACATCATCCTGTTCATCGACGAGCTGCACACACTCGTCGGTGCGGGCGCGGCCGAGGGTGCGATCGACGCCGCGAGCATCTTGAAGCCGATGCTCGCGCGTGGTGAGCTCCAGACGATCGGTGCGACCACGCTCGACGAGTACCGCAAGCACCTCGAGAAGGACGCCGCGCTCGAGCGCCGGTTCCAGCCGATCAAGGTCGAGGAGCCCACGGTCGCGCACACGATCGAGATCCTCAAGGGGCTGCGCGACCGGTACGAGCAGCACCACCGGGTCACGATCACCGACCAGGCGGTCGTGGCCGCGGCGAACCTGGCCGACCGCTATATCTCCGACCGTCACCTGCCCGACAAGGCGATCGACCTCATCGACGAAGCCGGATCGCGCCTGCGCATCCGTCGCATGCAGGCACCGCCCGACTACCGCGAGCTCGAGGACGAGATCGCGGCCACGCGGAAGGACAAGGAAGCCGCGATCGAGGCTCAGCAGTTCGAACGCGCCGCGAACCTGCGCGACCGCGAGAAGGAATTGCTCGATCAGCGCACCAGCAAGGAGAGCGAGTGGCGCTCCGAGGGTGTCGACCTCTTCAACGAAGTCACCGAGGAATCCATCGCCGAGGTGCTCGCGCTCTGGACCGGCATCCCCGTGTACAAGCTCACCGAGGAGGAGACCGCCAGGCTCCTCCGCATGGAAGACGAGCTGCACAAGAAGATCATCGGGCACAACGAAGCGATCCGCGCAGTGTCGCAGTCGATCCGCCGCACGCGCGCGGGTCTGAAGGACCCGAAGCGCCCGTCGGGCTCGTTCATCTTCCTCGGGCCTTCGGGTGTCGGCAAGACCTACACCGCCAAAGCGCTCGCTGAGTTCCTCTTCGGTGACGAGAAGGCGCTGATCCAGCTCGACATGAGCGAGTACATGGAGAAGCACACCGTGTCGAGGCTGGTCGGTTCGCCTCCGGGCTACGTCGGCTACGACGAAGGTGGGCAGCTCACCGAGGCCGTGCGACGCAAGCCGTTCTCCGTCGTACTCTTCGACGAGATCGAGAAGGCGCACGCCGACGTGTTCAACACGCTCCTCCAGATCCTGGAAGACGGGCGCCTCACCGACGCGCAGGGTCGCACGGTCGACTTCAAGAACACGGTGATCATCATGACGTCGAACCTCGGTACCGCCGACCTGCGCAAGGCGTCGGTCGGGTTCGGGCGCGCCGACGAAGCGGTCACCTACGAGAGGATGAAGGACAGGGTCATCGAGGAGCTCAAGCGCAGCTTCCGGCCCGAGTTCCTGAACCGCATCGACGAGGTGATCGTCTTCAACGAGCTCACATTGGCTGAGGTCACCGAGATCGTCGACCTGCTCATCCAGCGGGTGCAGGAACAGCTCGACGGCCAGGGTCTCGGGCTCGAGCTCACCAACGACGCGAAGATGCTCCTCGCCGAGAAGGGCTACGACCCGGCGCTCGGCGCTCGGCCGCTGCGCCGGGTGATCCAGCGCCTGGTGGAGGACCCGCTCTCCGAGAAGATCCTGTGGAAGGAATTCCACGCCGGCGAGACGATCATCGTCGATGTGCTCGACGGAGAGATCGTCTTCCGCGCCATCGAGGGGATCGAGCCCCCGCCCGTGGAGCTCGCGGGTAGCGGGTCTGAAGGAAGCTGACGCCTCTTTCTCGATCGCGTCATCCCATCGTGAAGCGTCTGCTGGTTCTCCTCGTCGCGCTCGTCGCGCTCTTGACGGGTTGCAAGGTGGATACCGCAGTGACGATCGACCTCCACGACGACGGCAGCGGCGTCGTCACGGTGCGCGCCACGCTCGACGCCGAGGCGGTGGGGGAGGCGGAGGTGGGCGGCGGCAAGCTCGAGGACCGCGTGCGGTTGGATGACGTCACCGCCGCGGGATGGACCGTGTCCCCATGGGTGCGGAGCGACGCGGGCACCGCGCAGATCGAGCTGTCGAAGCCGTTCTCGTCGCCCGACCGGGTGGCGGGGATCATCACGGAGATCAGCGGGGCGAACGGTCCGTTGCGCGACGTCCGGGCGACCCGGGATCGTGGCGCGGCGTCGACGAACTATGGCGTGACCGGCGCGATCGACCTCGCCGCGATCGGGACGGGTGTCGCCGCCGACCCGGATCTCGTGGCCGCGCTCACCAACCAGCAGGTGGACGTGAACGCGATCGACCAGTCGTTGCTCGCGGAGCTC is from Acidimicrobiia bacterium and encodes:
- a CDS encoding polyprenyl synthetase family protein, with amino-acid sequence MTGSGAAAHPAPAVELAPLTHDLSRVEDALRGAVRTADPFLADVAAHLIEAGGKRIRPTLALCATYACSSATPASDAAITGAVAVELVHLGSLYHDDVIDEAETRRGVPSVNARWSNIVAILAGDFLLARASSLAASLGADIAGLLASTIGELCRGQVHELQHLFDVERDEDGYESTIEGKTAALFATSCRVGGMVARVPDPTLDGLTRFGRHLGMCFQIVDDVLDLTASEAALGKPAGQDLLEGVYTLPVIYALRESPELRDLLGQPIDQEHLGEVRRIATSNGAVDAALGVARDHAVKARDALDGAEGLDPEVCEELGRLVDGLVTRER
- a CDS encoding ATP-dependent Clp protease ATP-binding subunit; amino-acid sequence: MFERFTDRARRVVVLAQEEARLLNHNYIGTEHILLGLIHEGEGVAAKALESLGISLEAVRAQVEEIIGHGGTAPSGHIPFTPRAKKVLELSLREALQLGHNYIGTEHILLGLIREGEGVAAQVLVKLGADLSRVRQQVIQLLSGYAGSKEGAPQGGTGSGEAQPSGSLVLDQFGRNLTQLARDKKLDPVIGREKEIERVMQVLSRRTKNNPVLIGEPGVGKTAIVEGLASDIVGGDVPETLQGKQLYTLDLGALVAGSRYRGDFEERLKKVLKEIRTRGDIILFIDELHTLVGAGAAEGAIDAASILKPMLARGELQTIGATTLDEYRKHLEKDAALERRFQPIKVEEPTVAHTIEILKGLRDRYEQHHRVTITDQAVVAAANLADRYISDRHLPDKAIDLIDEAGSRLRIRRMQAPPDYRELEDEIAATRKDKEAAIEAQQFERAANLRDREKELLDQRTSKESEWRSEGVDLFNEVTEESIAEVLALWTGIPVYKLTEEETARLLRMEDELHKKIIGHNEAIRAVSQSIRRTRAGLKDPKRPSGSFIFLGPSGVGKTYTAKALAEFLFGDEKALIQLDMSEYMEKHTVSRLVGSPPGYVGYDEGGQLTEAVRRKPFSVVLFDEIEKAHADVFNTLLQILEDGRLTDAQGRTVDFKNTVIIMTSNLGTADLRKASVGFGRADEAVTYERMKDRVIEELKRSFRPEFLNRIDEVIVFNELTLAEVTEIVDLLIQRVQEQLDGQGLGLELTNDAKMLLAEKGYDPALGARPLRRVIQRLVEDPLSEKILWKEFHAGETIIVDVLDGEIVFRAIEGIEPPPVELAGSGSEGS